The following are encoded in a window of Amaranthus tricolor cultivar Red isolate AtriRed21 chromosome 2, ASM2621246v1, whole genome shotgun sequence genomic DNA:
- the LOC130806613 gene encoding AUGMIN subunit 2 yields MSSGSDSSWVGKKPLRRVGGMSDALSIASDLGFRVSTPPPPPLPKEELQNLSANGERGDDLVRVLRDLTAVQRKIADLEVELRGRKDDKNVAYLTHVSEMEKKIETLARITTILKDVIQNKDRIIARLQQPYSLDCIPVEAEYQKQFSELLMKAASDYGALSASVADFQWSQNFKEPPSVWAEMLRPIPVALASCTRFFEAMSAMRESFTTLQKLRVGHSANSLPSTPAKEFSQRTGDSNCVTPPPWKNESSFDDLAIESTKDAEAEPQEGDEFGKAANLDDNSRHRLSWPSVKT; encoded by the exons ATGTCCAGTGGAAGCGACAGTTCATGGGTAGGGAAGAAGCCGCTCAGGCGAGTTGGTGGGATGTCAGATGCTCTTTCAATTGCTTCTGATCTTGGTTTTCGTGTCTCTACTCCCCCTCCTCCTCCTCTTCCTAAG GAGGAGCTCCAAAATTTATCTGCCAACGGGGAAAGAGGTGATGATTTGGTTAGGGTTTTAAGAGACCTTACAGCAGTTCAGAGAAAGATTGCTGATTTGGAAGTAGAACTGCGAGGTAGAAAG GATGACAAGAATGTGGCATATTTAACACATGTGAGTGAAATGGAAAAGAAGATTGAAACTTTAGCTAGAATCACTACCATACTTAAAGATGTGATTCAGAATAAG gatcgcatTATTGCTCGTCTTCAACAACCATATTCGTTGGATTGCATTCCTGTAGAAGCAGAGTACCAG AAGCAATTTTCAGAATTACTAATGAAGGCGGCGAGTGATTATGGTGCATTGTCTGCATCAGTTGCAGATTTTCAGTGGAGCCAGAACTTTAAGGAACCTCCTTCAGTTTGGGCA GAGATGCTACGTCCGATTCCAGTTGCGCTGGCATCATGTACACGGTTTTTTGAAGCCATGTCAGCTATGAGGGAATCGTTTACCACCCTGCAAAAGCTGAGAGTGGGACATTCTGCTAACTCCCTACCATCCACGCCCGCCAAGGAATTTTCGCAAAGAACGGGGGACTCCAATTGTGTTACTCCTCCACCCTGGAAAAATGAATCTAGTTTTGATGATTTAGCTATCGAGAGCACGAAGGACGCAGAAGCAGAACCACAGGAAGGGGATGAATTTGGTAAAGCTGCTAACTTAGATGACAATAGCCGACATAGGTTGTCATGGCCATCTGTTAAAACTTAA